From Lujinxingia vulgaris:
CGCTATGCGCCACAAGCTCTTCGAGCTCGGCAGGCGCCTCGCTCAGGCGTTCGGAAAGCGAGGGGACTTCGATCACATCGGAGCAGAGCCGATAATAAAAGTCGTCGCGAAACCTCCCATCCTCACGCGCGCGGCCGATGTCGCGGTTGGTCGCGGCGATCACTCGCCCCTCAAAGCGCTGCTCCTCGTGACCGCCCACCGGCATAAAGACGCGCTCCTGCAACACGCGCAGAAGTTTGATCTGGGTGGGGAGGCTCGTCTCGCCAATCTCATCGAGGAAGATCACCCCGTGGCGCGGGCAACGGCCGAACACGCCCTCGTGAGCGTCAATGGCGCCGGTAAACGCACCCTTTTTATGGCCGAAAAGCTCCGACTCGATCAGCGTCTCGGGAAACTGCGAGAGGTTTAAGGGCACAAAGAGGTCGGTAAAACTCAGCGAGAATCGCCCGGCCTGATCGTCAAAAGGAATCCAGCTGGACGCGCCCAGCACCGAGGCCGCTGCCCCCTTGCCGCTGCCGGTGGGGCCGATGAGGAAGATCGAAAAATCCTCCATGCGATCCCACAGCTGCGCCTCATAACGCGCCAGGTCTTCGGTGAAGATCGCCTGCCACAGCCGCGCGCGCAGCCGCTGCATCGAGGGGGACTGCCCCTTAAGCCGCTCCCTGGCCATAAAGAAGGCGCGGCGCATCTGGAAAAAGATGCCCACAAAACGCGCGGCGCGCTCCGCGCTCATGCCCCGCTCGGTCAGCCGGCGCGCAACATCGAGGCCGAAGGCCGCTTTGACCGGGCGGCTGCCCGCCTCCAGCTGGCGCACGACCAGGTCGTCGAACTCGGGCACAAAGACGTGGAAGGTATCAAAGAGCAGCGCCACCTCCACCAGGTGGCGGTCTTCGCCTTCGAGCGTGGTGAGGTCGAGGGGCCAGAGGCGGTCGAGCTCGGCGCGCACCGCGCTCAGAGCCGCGTCGATCTCGGGGTTGGGCGCATCGTCTGAAGAGGTCGCCTCCTGATCGGCCTGGCGAGCCCGGGAGAGCGTTGCAGCAAGGCGCCGATCGCGACGCGCGCGCTCCTCCGAGAAAGGGTTGGCAAAGGCGGCGGCGGCCACCTCGCGAAAGAAGGCGCGGGCATCCGTACTCAGCATCTTCGGCTCCTACATAAAATGAACTTCTTTTGTTCATTTTATGTATACCACCCGACCTCGCCCCGACAAAAGCGCGGCAACTGCGCGTGCAAACCGAACCTTTTTTTGGCAACAAAAATACCTTAAAAATCAACACCTTAACATCCACACCTCCCCTGATTAAAAACCATGGCACGGGGTGTGCTCTACGGAAGGGATATGTGGCGAACGCAATCGGCTTCGCCCCCACACAGCCACGGATTCAACCGATGCGCGAGGAGCACACCATGGAACATCCGACGATTCAAAAAGACACCAACGCGTGGATCTTTCAGGTCTGGGCGTCCTTTCTGCTGGCGTCGACGATCACCGTTACCGGCATCGCCTACCTGCCGGTGGACCTGTGGATGAAGGGCTTTTTGCTGATGGGCGTGCTCTTTACGCTGGGCTCGGCGTTTACGCTCTCCAAGACCGTTCGCGATAACCACGAGGCCCAGCGGCTTATCAACCGGGTCAGCGACGCCAAGGCCGAGAAGATCCTGCGGGAGTTTGAGATGCGCGACGTGGCCTGAGCCTGGCCCGCCCGACAAAGACGCAGGTCGGGGGTTCATGGCGCCTGGTCGCGTAGCGTGAGCAGGAGCGCTTCGGCGCGCTGAAGATCGCCGGTGGCCCCCAGGGCGCGATGCTGCGCGATGGCGCTGCGCAGCGCCTGGCGGGCCTCGGTGAGCCGGTCGGCGCGACGCGCGAGGGCCGCGGCCAGCTCAAAGGTCCAGGCCAGGTCGGCGTCATGGATGGGCTGGCGCTCGAGATGCGTGCGAGCCTTCTCGGCGCTGCGGGCCCAGCGCGTCCACTGGCCGCGCGAGGCGTAGATCGGAAGCCAGCTGGCGTAGACCACCCCGAGCAGGCCCTCGCTGCCCATGTCGATCACGCGGGGTTGCAACTCTTTGAGCGCGCGGGCGGCGCGCTCCATATCGCCCAGCGCCAGCGCCGCGCAGCAGAGGTTGAGCTCAATCGACGCCTCAAAGAGCCCGGCGCGGCGCATCATCTCCAGGCCCTGCTCGCAGAGCTCCAGCGCCCGCCCGGGCTTACCACGCGCCCGCAGGCCCTCGCCGAGGTTGCTGTAGCCCATGGCGGTGGCGTAGGTGTCGCCCTGCTCTTGAAAGGCGGCGATGGCCTCTTCGATCAAAGCTTCGCCGCGGGCGGCGTCGCC
This genomic window contains:
- a CDS encoding sigma 54-interacting transcriptional regulator, whose product is MLSTDARAFFREVAAAAFANPFSEERARRDRRLAATLSRARQADQEATSSDDAPNPEIDAALSAVRAELDRLWPLDLTTLEGEDRHLVEVALLFDTFHVFVPEFDDLVVRQLEAGSRPVKAAFGLDVARRLTERGMSAERAARFVGIFFQMRRAFFMARERLKGQSPSMQRLRARLWQAIFTEDLARYEAQLWDRMEDFSIFLIGPTGSGKGAAASVLGASSWIPFDDQAGRFSLSFTDLFVPLNLSQFPETLIESELFGHKKGAFTGAIDAHEGVFGRCPRHGVIFLDEIGETSLPTQIKLLRVLQERVFMPVGGHEEQRFEGRVIAATNRDIGRAREDGRFRDDFYYRLCSDVIEVPSLSERLSEAPAELEELVAHSVARILGQPDEALSDEVVASLNASLPADYAWPGNVRELEQAVRRVLLGAPYTGDLRQAAPAAPELSLVAAELGARIDAGELTMRELQQAYCRLLYARSGTYEEVARQAEIDRRTARRYIEEEL
- a CDS encoding YiaA/YiaB family inner membrane protein, with protein sequence MEHPTIQKDTNAWIFQVWASFLLASTITVTGIAYLPVDLWMKGFLLMGVLFTLGSAFTLSKTVRDNHEAQRLINRVSDAKAEKILREFEMRDVA